A stretch of Heptranchias perlo isolate sHepPer1 chromosome 1, sHepPer1.hap1, whole genome shotgun sequence DNA encodes these proteins:
- the zbtb49 gene encoding zinc finger and BTB domain-containing protein 49, translating into MAAESLGNHSCHLLQQLHEQRIQGFLCDCMLVVKGVCFKAHKNVLAAFSQYFRTLFQNSSGQSRDVFHLDIKNVGGIGQILDFMYTSHLDLSHENVQAVLDIAQCLQVPNVLSLCYTFLKVSANVTGGTGNLTATGAISLHGALTTDTEDMLENNDGTEINRDCSFGIQSHIHKAQELGLLYRPLPDISQAEISATLQNQTPGLPDRNSSDYPMRHSSQQPSKLYSCYGKEMFKQNLSPFFNNNQGEQRRADLDDGLSAAVTTKDVSVLEHSECNTASQEPSSSDMAMHTEERWSFGQGAGNIEPQPIRQLPHVKKTIPLKKYDYLRSQKLLESPSVLPKVNEATEAEKMNELGSNKQPKENLSQGNGTGEKDQEQMKLIDSPLRGSDVVQVDHAATGDSEEVLDQSLNNSNVQSQLCQSQKQYCCELCGKTFKHPSNLELHRRSHTGEKPFECNICGKHFSQAGNLQTHLRRHSGEKPYICEICGKRFAASGDVQRHIVIHTGQKPHLCDICGRGFSNFSNLKEHKKTHSADKLFTCDQCGKSFNMQRKLVKHRIRHTGERPYNCLTCGKRFAGSGDLRRHVRTHTGERPYNCETCGKCFTRSAVLHRHKRMHCRYNGNHEVRNEEIDSSEENYQQSVEQRSPNSEPLSQVMQVALLPVSPLDKLRGDPEQPSAGVIETSATMQENSHSEYSSLVQQQAVDHQSKMALSSAKTDKPQASHQSHTHTVDSSPRPEESLPSQNPSTVRSSVTSLDIHINVPFGNHTPSVSYRTNEGPFLSSLTLWGLAMKTLQNDNELDQ; encoded by the exons GACCTTATTTCAGAATTCTTCAGGTCAAAGCCGTGATGTCTTCCATTTGGACATTAAAAATGTTGGTGGCATTGGTCAGATTCTGGATTTTATGTATACTTCCCACCTTGATCTTAGCCATGAAAATGTCCAGGCAGTGTTGGACATTGCTCAGTGTTTACAGGTACCAAACGTGCTCAGTTTGTGTTATACTTTCCTTAAGGTTTCAGCAAATGTCACAGGTGGTACCGGAAACTTGACAGCCACTGGTGCCATTTCACTGCATGGGGCCTTGACAACCGATACAGAGGACATGTTAGAGAATAACGATGGCACTGAGATAAATCGCGACTGCTCATTTGGGATACAGAGTCATATTCATAAAGCACAGGAGCTGGGCCTTTTATATAGACCGCTCCCAGATATTTCCCAAGCTGAAATATCAGCCACTTTACAGAACCAAACACCTGGACTTCCGGACAGGAATTCTTCAGATTATCCAATGAGGCATAGTTCTCAACAGCCTTCTAAATTGTACAGTTGTTATGGAAAAGAAATGTTCAAACAAAATCTGTCGCCTTTTTTCAATAATAATCAAGGGGAACAAAGAAGAGCAGATCTCGATGATGGTTTAAGCGCGGCAGTAACCACTAAGGATGTATCTGTCCTTGAGCATTCAGAATGCAACACTGCTAGTCAGGAGCCCTCCTCGTCTGACATGGCCATGCATACAGAAGAAAGGTGGTCCTTTGGTCAGGGTGCAGGGAACATCGAACCTCAACCCATCAGGCAGTTGCCTCATGTGAAAAAGACAATCCCTCTGAAGAAGTATGATTACTTAAGGTCCCAGAAGCTGCTCGAGTCACCTTCTGTGCTACCTAAAGTGAATGAAGCAACCGAAGCAGAGAAAATGAATGAACTCGGTTCAAACAAGCAGCCCAAAGAGAATCTGAGTCAAGGCAATGGTACAGGGGAAAAAGATCAGGAACAAATGAAACTAATTGACTCGCCTTTGAGGGGGAGTGATGTGGTACAAGTTGACCATGCAGCTACTGGAGATTCAGAGGAAGTTCTTGACCAGtctttaaataattcaaatgttcaaTCCCAACTTTGTCAGTCACAGAAGCAATATTGTTGTGAACTGTGTGGGAAAACCTTTAAGCACCCAAGCAACCTAGAGCTACATAGACGCTCTCATACAG GAGAGAAACCATTTGAGTGCAACATTTGCGGGAAGCACTTTTCACAG GCAGGAAATCTGCAAACTCATTTACGACGACACTCTGGTGAAAAGCCATACATTTGTGAGATCTGTGGCAAAAG GTTTGCTGCCTCAGGTGATGTACAACGCCATATTGTTATTCACACAGGCCAGAAACCTCACCTATGTGACATTTGTGGCCGAG GTTTTAGTAACTTCAGTAATTTAAAGGAACACAAGAAGACACACAGTGCAGATAAATTGTTCACTTGTGACCAGTGTGGAAAGTCCTTTAACATGCAGAGAAAGCTTGTCAAACACAGAATCCGTCATACAGGAGAGCGACCATATAATTGTTTAACTTGCG GGAAACGGTTTGCGGGTTCTGGTGATTTGCGTCGCCATGTCCGAACGCACACTGGTGAAAGGCCATATAACTGTGAGACCTGTGGCAAGTGCTTCACACGTTCAGCTGTTCTGCACAGACACAAACGAATGCACTGCAGGTACAACGGAAATCATGAAGTAAGAAATGAAGAAATTGACAGCTCTGAGGAAAATTATCAACAGTCTGTGGAGCAAAGATCACCAAACTCTGAGCCGCTCAGCCAGGTTATGCAAGTTGCACTGTTGCCTGTATCTCCCTTAGACAAGCTTCGTGGTGACCCAGAACAGCCTTCTGCTGGGGTGATTGAGACATCAGCAACTATGCAGGAAAATTCTCATTCTGAATACAGTTCTTTGGTTCAACAACAAGCAGTTGATCATCAAAGCAAGATGGCCTTGAGTTCTGCCAAAACCGACAAGCCTCAAGCTTCCCATCAGTCCCATACTCACACTGTTGACAGCAGTCCAAGGCCTGAAGAGTCGCTGCCATCCCAAAATCCCTCAACTGTGCGATCATCAGTGACTAGTCTGGACATTCACATTAACGTGCCCTTTGGAAATCATACACCTAGTGTTTCATATCGAACAAATGAAGGACCATTCCTCTCTAGCCTGACGCTGTGGGGTCTAGCTATGAAAACTTTGCAGAATGATAATGAGTTAGATCAATGA